A stretch of the Bacillus anthracis str. Vollum genome encodes the following:
- a CDS encoding sensor histidine kinase, whose translation MEFWLTVSKLIVFIYIVFSYIYLNVVNLPWVILTLLLFLSVNVLISIFKNDTYKNILTCVSIGLVMLFAWKIHPFFILFLPMNLYEIIFRYIENKWKLFIVMMIPIVFTDESIRMTDGLIVAFSFIVLTMAERYISRVVKLESQNDKMRKDMQRLTKSLHENKEYIRQSEYTFKLEERNRLSQEIHDKIGHSMTGALIQMEAAKRLMEIDKEKSAELLQNAIHISKDGIESIRITLKNMKPPTEQIGIHRMKLFIEEFASKHDVNIPFVYKGNLDMISPIQWKIIGENVTEALTNAMKYADATVISIDVHVLNKMVKVQVKDNGKGAVLVKKGLGIIGMEERTASVNGKIIVDGKNGFSVTMLLPIGG comes from the coding sequence ATGGAATTTTGGTTAACTGTAAGTAAATTAATTGTCTTTATATATATTGTGTTCAGTTACATTTATTTAAATGTTGTGAACTTACCGTGGGTTATACTTACTTTACTTTTATTTCTTTCTGTAAACGTGTTAATCTCTATATTTAAAAATGATACGTACAAAAACATATTAACTTGCGTATCAATTGGTCTAGTTATGTTATTTGCATGGAAGATTCATCCGTTTTTTATTTTGTTTTTACCAATGAACTTATATGAAATTATATTTCGTTATATAGAGAATAAATGGAAGCTCTTTATCGTTATGATGATTCCTATTGTTTTTACAGATGAAAGCATTCGAATGACAGACGGATTAATTGTTGCATTTTCTTTCATTGTATTAACTATGGCAGAACGGTATATATCGCGTGTAGTAAAGCTTGAATCACAAAATGATAAGATGCGAAAAGATATGCAGCGACTTACGAAAAGCTTACATGAAAATAAAGAGTACATAAGACAATCAGAGTACACATTTAAGTTAGAAGAGAGAAATCGGTTGTCACAAGAAATTCATGATAAAATTGGCCACTCGATGACGGGTGCGCTCATTCAAATGGAAGCAGCAAAGAGGTTAATGGAAATAGATAAAGAAAAGTCTGCTGAGTTATTACAAAATGCAATTCATATTTCAAAAGATGGAATTGAAAGCATTCGGATTACATTGAAAAATATGAAGCCGCCAACAGAGCAAATTGGTATTCATCGTATGAAATTATTCATAGAGGAATTTGCCAGTAAGCATGATGTGAATATTCCATTCGTATATAAAGGAAACTTAGATATGATTTCCCCTATACAGTGGAAAATTATCGGTGAAAATGTTACGGAGGCATTAACGAACGCGATGAAATATGCTGATGCAACAGTCATTTCCATAGATGTTCATGTACTTAATAAGATGGTGAAGGTACAAGTGAAAGATAACGGAAAAGGTGCAGTGCTTGTGAAAAAAGGTCTCGGTATTATAGGTATGGAGGAGCGAACAGCTTCTGTAAACGGGAAAATTATTGTAGATGGGAAAAATGGTTTTTCGGTAACAATGTTGTTGCCGATAGGAGGATGA
- a CDS encoding ABC transporter ATP-binding protein, with the protein MNTLEIKNLTKKFGDFIAVDNMSLSIKEGEIFGFLGSNGAGKSTTINMIAGLLRSNEGEISILGKNIKKHNRFAKMNIGVVPQDIAIYEELTAYENVKFFAGLYGLRGAELKARVEEALQFVGLSDKQKSFPKNFSGGMKRRLNIACAIAHRPKLIIMDEPTVGIDPQSRNYILQSVRKLNEMGSTIIYTSHYMEEVEEICTKIAIVDHGKVIAEGTKEQLKAIITDTKDIWIEVKSVENLDVEKLKEINGVKAVQIEENVIKVNSDAGLNNLNKFIQHFINHDIEIRSLEEQAPNLETVFLTLTGRNLRDK; encoded by the coding sequence ATGAATACATTAGAAATAAAAAATTTAACAAAAAAATTTGGTGATTTCATCGCGGTAGATAATATGTCTTTATCTATTAAAGAAGGAGAAATATTTGGCTTTTTAGGATCAAATGGTGCTGGTAAGAGTACAACGATTAATATGATCGCTGGGTTGTTAAGAAGTAATGAAGGTGAAATTAGTATATTAGGAAAAAATATAAAGAAACATAATCGATTTGCGAAGATGAATATTGGTGTCGTTCCGCAAGATATTGCAATCTATGAAGAGTTAACTGCCTATGAAAATGTGAAATTCTTTGCTGGACTGTACGGGTTAAGAGGAGCTGAACTAAAAGCAAGAGTGGAGGAAGCACTTCAATTTGTGGGACTTAGCGATAAACAGAAAAGTTTCCCGAAAAACTTTTCTGGCGGGATGAAACGCAGACTGAATATAGCTTGTGCAATCGCTCATAGACCGAAGTTAATTATTATGGATGAGCCGACAGTTGGAATTGATCCGCAGTCAAGAAACTATATCCTTCAGTCTGTCCGAAAATTAAATGAAATGGGAAGTACGATTATTTACACGAGCCACTACATGGAAGAAGTAGAAGAGATTTGTACGAAAATCGCAATTGTCGATCATGGTAAAGTGATTGCAGAAGGAACGAAAGAACAGTTAAAAGCGATTATTACCGATACGAAAGACATTTGGATTGAAGTAAAGTCAGTAGAAAATTTAGATGTAGAAAAATTAAAAGAGATAAACGGTGTGAAAGCTGTTCAAATTGAAGAGAACGTAATTAAAGTAAACTCGGATGCAGGATTAAACAATTTAAATAAATTTATTCAGCACTTCATTAATCATGACATTGAAATTCGTTCATTAGAGGAGCAGGCTCCAAACTTAGAAACAGTATTTCTTACGTTAACTGGTAGAAACTTACGAGATAAATAA
- a CDS encoding ABC transporter permease, with translation MNIFNIAILHIKRDFRDIRTLVFMLAFPIVLMLVLGTALSNAFNSDSHSIKDIQVLYKDEASSAFSQAFEEFAKKVDKSGIHFKKASEGIDGKEAVKQNKYAAYVELNKDDAKFYGSDRSSVEGSIVEGMLTTFVDKYNVAAEVAKVDPRKVSTVISNGNHNDYIQETSLQAAKKPGSMDYYAVVMTTMIALYAAMGASSLIREERIRKTGDHLIAAPISKAEIFIGKVLGSLVANALCVLLVMLFSKFVFQANWGEHLGIIFIILLTQVFLAISFGLGIGYITKTAESSRAIILVVVQLASIFGGAYFVVEENFVTNLSPLTWANTAVMKIIYANDVGAALPVISLNLGISALFLLIAIIALRRREGL, from the coding sequence TTGAACATCTTCAATATTGCAATTTTGCATATTAAAAGAGATTTCAGGGACATAAGAACTTTAGTTTTTATGCTAGCATTTCCGATTGTGCTTATGCTTGTGTTAGGAACAGCATTAAGTAATGCGTTTAATAGTGATAGTCATTCAATTAAAGATATACAGGTGCTATATAAAGATGAAGCAAGTAGTGCGTTTTCTCAAGCATTTGAAGAATTTGCGAAAAAAGTGGATAAATCGGGTATTCATTTTAAAAAAGCTTCCGAAGGTATAGATGGGAAGGAAGCGGTGAAGCAAAATAAATATGCTGCCTATGTAGAATTAAATAAAGATGATGCAAAATTTTACGGAAGTGACAGAAGTAGTGTCGAGGGAAGTATTGTGGAAGGGATGCTTACAACATTTGTTGATAAGTACAATGTAGCGGCCGAAGTTGCAAAAGTAGATCCTCGTAAGGTAAGCACAGTTATTTCAAATGGAAATCATAATGATTATATACAAGAAACATCTTTACAAGCTGCGAAAAAACCAGGTTCTATGGATTACTATGCGGTTGTAATGACGACGATGATTGCACTATATGCTGCGATGGGAGCGAGTTCTTTAATTCGAGAAGAACGAATACGTAAAACAGGAGATCACCTTATTGCTGCGCCTATAAGTAAGGCTGAAATATTCATTGGAAAAGTACTTGGTAGCCTAGTAGCAAATGCCCTTTGCGTATTACTTGTCATGTTATTTAGCAAATTTGTATTTCAAGCGAATTGGGGCGAACATCTTGGAATTATATTTATAATTTTATTAACACAAGTCTTTCTAGCAATTAGCTTCGGTTTAGGAATTGGATATATTACAAAAACAGCTGAATCATCGAGAGCAATTATTCTTGTAGTCGTACAATTAGCTTCTATTTTTGGTGGTGCATACTTCGTAGTAGAAGAAAATTTCGTTACAAATTTATCACCGTTAACGTGGGCAAATACAGCTGTTATGAAAATTATTTATGCAAATGATGTAGGAGCAGCACTGCCGGTAATCTCTTTAAACCTTGGCATTTCAGCACTCTTTTTATTAATTGCGATTATTGCATTACGTAGACGGGAGGGGCTATAG
- a CDS encoding ABC transporter permease produces MKDILWLIQKTLSVLLKNKKSLLIIISLPIIGTLISFSMYGNVGQGTLNIGVINKENQPIANDTVKFLEGLNHVKVSKIKESEVEDKLTSKKLDGVITLDSGFSESVREGKPDHIEISSIKGDQVTVFIKSYLYNYIDNIVAISKVAGTDQSTFNSMYAGYQKNLFKVKSETLTDTSKNKDMTNQTMGYLIMFMLFSAANLSGYILKEKENRTYFRLLTTPIDGKKFILSNVGVNMMILTIQILITILFLTNVFHTNINMPFIVMIGVLMLFALIAIGISLVLVAFSKNSASANTMQNLVIVPTCLLAGCYFPYDIMPKAVQKVADFLPQRWLLDTIAKLQQGIPFSELYVNILILFAFAVAFFLIAIYKFGRNNDARNFV; encoded by the coding sequence ATGAAAGATATTTTATGGCTCATACAAAAAACGTTATCTGTACTTTTGAAAAATAAAAAAAGTTTACTTATTATTATTAGTTTGCCGATAATAGGAACATTAATCTCCTTCTCAATGTATGGGAATGTAGGGCAAGGGACGTTAAATATCGGGGTTATAAATAAAGAAAATCAACCTATAGCAAATGATACGGTGAAATTTCTAGAAGGGTTAAATCATGTAAAGGTAAGTAAAATTAAAGAGTCTGAAGTAGAAGATAAACTCACTTCCAAAAAACTTGATGGTGTTATTACATTAGATTCTGGTTTTTCTGAAAGTGTTCGAGAAGGGAAACCTGATCATATTGAGATTTCATCAATTAAAGGGGATCAAGTAACAGTATTCATAAAATCATATTTATATAACTATATTGATAATATTGTAGCGATTAGTAAAGTGGCAGGGACGGATCAAAGTACGTTTAATAGTATGTACGCTGGTTATCAAAAGAATTTATTTAAAGTAAAGTCTGAGACACTTACAGATACTTCGAAAAATAAAGATATGACAAACCAAACGATGGGTTATCTTATTATGTTTATGTTATTTTCAGCAGCGAACTTATCAGGATATATTTTAAAAGAAAAAGAAAATAGAACGTATTTTAGGCTCTTAACAACGCCGATAGATGGGAAGAAATTCATATTATCTAATGTCGGGGTCAATATGATGATACTAACAATACAAATTTTAATTACAATCCTATTCCTAACGAATGTTTTTCATACGAATATCAATATGCCTTTCATAGTGATGATTGGCGTACTAATGCTATTTGCTTTAATAGCGATTGGAATATCATTAGTTCTTGTTGCTTTTTCGAAAAACTCAGCATCGGCAAATACGATGCAAAATCTGGTCATTGTACCAACATGTTTACTTGCCGGATGTTATTTTCCATATGACATTATGCCAAAAGCGGTACAAAAAGTAGCTGATTTCCTTCCGCAGCGTTGGTTACTAGACACGATAGCAAAACTACAGCAAGGAATTCCATTTTCAGAGTTGTATGTAAACATTTTAATCTTATTCGCCTTTGCGGTAGCATTCTTCTTAATTGCAATTTATAAGTTTGGAAGAAATAATGATGCGAGAAACTTTGTTTAA
- a CDS encoding phospholipase D-like domain-containing protein: protein MIKKILRVTSIIIAIFAFILICMHIDVTLGRKMEAGKNMPTEYAPHYSDFQLYVEGKSFYKQLFTDIKEAKQSIYTYFFILSDDKSSHTFLNLLKEKAKEGVNVYLSVDLLNDLSFERKMKKELQENGVHFTYSRKQELPFGFYSLHHRNHRRITTIDGEIGYTGGFNIGDEYLGKDKHFGYWRDYHVRIKGEGAKDLEEQFALDWKRDTKEDIKRSTDKASKGNTLHTMVSYNGHHVAEKYIDLIKQARHSIVIATPYFIAKNKESMNALIAAQKRGVTVKILWSYKPDLPLIKEAAYPYIRQAINNGITVYGYKKGMFHGKLMLIDNELTVIGTTNFTSRSFNINDEMNFYIHGGPIVGQVNKALTEDFRDSKEMTKEFFEKLSFWERCKEKFAGMVDFYL from the coding sequence ATGATTAAAAAAATATTGCGAGTTACTTCTATTATTATTGCTATTTTCGCTTTTATTTTAATTTGTATGCATATTGATGTTACTTTAGGTAGGAAAATGGAAGCTGGGAAAAACATGCCGACAGAGTATGCACCTCATTATAGTGATTTTCAATTATATGTAGAAGGAAAGTCATTTTATAAACAGTTATTTACTGATATAAAAGAAGCGAAACAATCTATTTACACTTATTTTTTTATTTTATCGGATGATAAAAGTAGCCATACTTTTTTAAATTTATTAAAAGAGAAGGCAAAAGAAGGAGTAAACGTATATTTATCTGTCGATTTACTTAACGATTTATCATTTGAAAGAAAGATGAAAAAAGAATTACAGGAAAATGGTGTGCATTTTACATATAGTAGAAAACAGGAATTACCATTCGGGTTTTATTCCCTTCACCATCGTAATCATCGCCGCATTACAACGATTGATGGAGAGATTGGTTATACGGGTGGTTTTAATATAGGGGATGAATACTTAGGGAAAGATAAACACTTTGGGTACTGGAGAGACTATCATGTACGGATAAAAGGTGAAGGTGCAAAAGACTTAGAGGAACAATTTGCTTTAGATTGGAAACGAGATACGAAAGAAGATATAAAGAGAAGTACGGATAAAGCTAGTAAAGGGAATACATTACATACTATGGTTAGTTATAATGGGCATCACGTCGCTGAAAAATATATAGATCTTATAAAACAAGCTCGGCACTCAATTGTAATTGCAACGCCGTATTTTATAGCGAAAAATAAAGAATCCATGAATGCTTTAATCGCAGCACAAAAGCGTGGTGTTACAGTAAAAATACTTTGGTCATATAAACCAGATCTACCTCTTATAAAAGAAGCGGCGTATCCATACATACGTCAAGCTATTAATAATGGGATTACTGTATATGGGTATAAAAAAGGAATGTTCCATGGCAAATTAATGCTTATTGATAATGAATTAACCGTTATTGGCACAACAAACTTTACTTCGCGTAGCTTCAATATAAATGATGAAATGAATTTTTATATTCATGGTGGTCCTATTGTAGGGCAAGTTAATAAGGCGTTAACAGAGGATTTTCGTGACTCAAAAGAAATGACGAAAGAATTTTTTGAGAAGTTATCTTTTTGGGAGCGTTGTAAGGAGAAATTTGCAGGGATGGTGGATTTTTATTTATAA
- the pyrH gene encoding UMP kinase, whose protein sequence is MRPYKRVLIKLSGGALADQTGNSFNSKRLEHIANEILSIVDLGIEVSIVIGGGNIFRGHLAEEWGIDRVEADNIGTLGTIINSLMLRGVLTSKTNKEVRVMTSIPFNAVAEPYIRLRAVHHLDNGYIVIFGGGNGQPFVTTDYPSVQRAIEMNSDAILVAKQGVDGVFTSDPKHNKSAKMYRKLNYNDVVRQNIQVMDQAALLLARDYNLPAHVFNFDEPGVMRRICLGEHVGTLINDDASLLVHEK, encoded by the coding sequence ATGAGGCCATATAAACGTGTCTTAATTAAATTAAGCGGCGGTGCACTTGCCGATCAAACCGGAAATAGCTTTAACTCCAAAAGATTAGAACATATCGCAAATGAAATTTTATCCATCGTTGATTTAGGTATCGAGGTATCTATCGTCATCGGTGGCGGTAACATTTTCAGAGGTCATTTAGCTGAGGAATGGGGAATTGATCGTGTAGAAGCTGATAATATTGGCACATTAGGTACCATCATTAATAGCTTAATGCTACGCGGCGTTTTAACAAGCAAAACAAATAAAGAAGTTCGCGTTATGACTTCCATCCCGTTTAATGCTGTAGCTGAACCATACATTCGCTTGCGTGCAGTCCATCATTTAGATAACGGTTATATCGTTATTTTTGGAGGCGGTAACGGGCAACCGTTCGTTACGACAGACTACCCTAGTGTTCAAAGGGCCATTGAAATGAATAGTGACGCCATATTAGTTGCAAAACAAGGAGTCGACGGCGTTTTTACTAGTGATCCAAAGCATAATAAATCAGCAAAAATGTATCGAAAACTAAACTATAACGATGTTGTTAGGCAAAACATTCAAGTAATGGATCAAGCCGCTTTATTATTGGCCCGTGATTATAATTTACCAGCACACGTCTTTAACTTTGATGAGCCTGGAGTGATGAGACGAATTTGTTTAGGAGAGCATGTGGGAACGTTGATTAATGATGACGCTTCATTACTTGTGCATGAGAAATAA
- a CDS encoding cation:dicarboxylate symporter family transporter: MKKFGLATQIFVALVLGIVVGAIFYGNKTAISYITPIGDIFIHLIKMIVVPIVISALIVAVAGVGDMKKLGKLGGKTILYFEIITTIAILMGLLAANIFQPGTGVDMNNLQQSDISSYKQTADATEKQGFAETIVHIVPKNVFESIAQGDLLPIIFFSVLFGLGVAAIGEKGKPVFNFFEGVLEAMFWVTNQVMKFAPFGVFALIAVTVAKFGVATLLPLGKLVLAVYVTVILFVVIVLGINARMVGVNIFTLMKILKEELILSFTTASSEAVLPNIMRKMEEFGCPKAVASFVIPTGYTFNLTGSAIYQALAALFVTQMYGVHMSLTEQITLLFVLMLTSKGMAGVPGASFVVVLATLGSMGLPLEGIALIAGIDRILDMIRSSVNVLGNALAAIVMSKWEGEFDNEKAKQYVETVKETKAA; this comes from the coding sequence ATGAAAAAATTTGGATTAGCGACACAAATTTTTGTCGCACTTGTTTTAGGGATTGTAGTAGGGGCAATCTTCTATGGTAATAAAACGGCGATTTCTTATATCACACCAATTGGGGATATATTTATTCACTTAATTAAAATGATTGTAGTACCGATTGTTATTTCAGCATTAATTGTTGCGGTAGCTGGTGTAGGCGATATGAAGAAGCTTGGGAAACTAGGCGGAAAGACAATTCTTTATTTTGAAATCATTACGACGATCGCTATTTTAATGGGATTACTTGCGGCGAATATATTCCAGCCAGGTACTGGCGTTGATATGAATAACTTACAGCAAAGTGACATTTCTTCTTATAAACAAACAGCAGATGCTACAGAGAAGCAAGGATTCGCTGAGACGATTGTTCATATTGTACCGAAAAACGTATTTGAATCGATTGCACAAGGTGACTTATTACCGATTATTTTCTTCTCAGTATTATTCGGTTTAGGAGTTGCAGCAATTGGGGAAAAAGGAAAGCCTGTCTTTAACTTCTTTGAAGGTGTACTCGAAGCGATGTTTTGGGTTACAAATCAAGTTATGAAATTTGCACCATTTGGTGTATTCGCATTAATTGCGGTTACGGTTGCAAAATTTGGTGTAGCAACACTACTTCCTTTAGGAAAACTAGTGCTAGCTGTATACGTAACTGTTATACTATTCGTTGTGATTGTATTAGGTATTAATGCACGAATGGTTGGCGTAAATATTTTTACATTAATGAAAATTTTAAAAGAAGAACTAATTCTTTCATTTACGACAGCAAGTTCAGAAGCTGTTTTACCTAATATAATGAGAAAAATGGAAGAGTTCGGTTGTCCAAAGGCAGTTGCCTCTTTCGTAATTCCGACAGGTTATACATTTAACTTGACTGGATCAGCTATTTATCAAGCGTTAGCGGCATTATTTGTTACACAAATGTACGGTGTGCACATGTCACTGACAGAGCAAATAACGTTATTATTCGTTCTCATGTTAACATCCAAAGGTATGGCGGGAGTTCCAGGTGCATCGTTCGTTGTTGTATTAGCAACGTTAGGTTCAATGGGGTTACCACTAGAAGGTATCGCGTTAATTGCGGGAATTGACCGCATTTTAGATATGATTCGCTCATCTGTCAATGTATTAGGAAATGCATTAGCGGCCATTGTTATGTCGAAGTGGGAAGGCGAATTCGATAATGAGAAAGCAAAACAATATGTAGAAACAGTCAAAGAAACAAAAGCAGCATAA
- the aspA gene encoding aspartate ammonia-lyase has product MATLTEVKNGVRIEKDFLGEKEVPNYAYYGVQTMRAVENFPITGYKIHEGLIKAFAIVKKAAALANTDVGRLELNKGGAIAEAAQEILDGKWHDHFIVDPIQGGAGTSMNMNANEVIANRALELLGMEKGDYHYISPNSHVNMAQSTNDAFPTAIHIATLNALEGLLQTMGYMHDVFELKAEQFDHVIKMGRTHLQDAVPIRLGQEFKAYSRVLERDMKRIQQSRQHLYEVNMGATAVGTGLNADPEYIEAVVKHLAAISELPLVGAEDLVDATQNTDAYTEVSAALKVCMMNMSKIANDLRLMASGPRVGLAEIMLPARQPGSSIMPGKVNPVMPEVINQIAFQVIGNDHTICLASEAGQLELNVMEPVLVFNLLQSISIMNNGFRAFTDNCLKGIEANEDRLKEYVEKSVGIITAVNPHIGYEAAARVAKEAIATGQSVRELCVKNGVLSQEDLELILDPFEMTHPGIAGATLLKKN; this is encoded by the coding sequence ATGGCAACATTAACTGAAGTTAAAAATGGTGTTCGAATTGAAAAAGATTTTTTAGGTGAAAAAGAAGTACCAAACTATGCGTACTACGGCGTACAAACAATGCGTGCAGTAGAAAACTTCCCAATTACAGGATACAAAATCCATGAAGGTTTAATTAAAGCGTTCGCAATTGTAAAAAAAGCTGCAGCGCTTGCGAATACAGATGTAGGAAGATTGGAATTGAACAAGGGCGGCGCGATCGCAGAAGCTGCTCAAGAAATTCTTGATGGAAAATGGCATGATCATTTCATCGTAGATCCAATCCAAGGCGGAGCAGGTACTTCAATGAACATGAATGCAAATGAAGTCATTGCCAATCGTGCGCTTGAATTATTAGGGATGGAAAAGGGAGACTATCATTATATTAGTCCAAATAGTCATGTAAACATGGCACAATCAACAAACGATGCATTCCCAACGGCGATTCATATCGCAACATTAAACGCATTAGAAGGTTTATTACAAACGATGGGTTATATGCACGATGTATTTGAATTAAAAGCAGAACAGTTCGATCATGTGATTAAAATGGGGCGTACACATTTACAAGACGCTGTGCCAATTCGTCTTGGACAAGAATTTAAAGCATACTCTCGCGTACTTGAACGTGATATGAAACGAATTCAGCAATCGCGTCAACATTTATATGAAGTAAATATGGGAGCAACTGCAGTTGGTACAGGCTTAAATGCAGATCCAGAATATATTGAAGCAGTTGTAAAACATTTAGCTGCAATTAGTGAACTGCCACTTGTTGGTGCAGAAGATTTAGTAGATGCAACGCAAAATACGGATGCATACACAGAAGTATCAGCAGCACTTAAAGTATGTATGATGAATATGTCTAAAATTGCGAATGACCTTCGCTTAATGGCATCAGGTCCACGTGTTGGCTTAGCGGAAATTATGCTACCTGCTCGTCAACCAGGTTCTTCTATTATGCCAGGGAAAGTAAACCCTGTTATGCCAGAAGTAATTAATCAAATTGCATTCCAAGTAATTGGTAACGACCATACAATTTGTCTTGCTTCAGAAGCAGGTCAATTAGAATTAAACGTGATGGAACCAGTACTTGTTTTCAACTTACTACAATCAATTAGCATTATGAATAACGGTTTCCGTGCCTTTACAGATAATTGCTTAAAAGGAATTGAAGCGAATGAAGATCGCTTAAAAGAGTATGTTGAGAAGAGTGTAGGAATTATTACAGCCGTGAACCCTCATATCGGTTATGAAGCAGCAGCTCGCGTTGCGAAAGAAGCAATCGCGACAGGGCAATCCGTTCGAGAACTTTGTGTGAAAAATGGTGTATTGTCACAAGAAGATTTAGAGTTAATTTTAGATCCATTTGAAATGACACACCCAGGGATTGCAGGAGCAACTCTTTTAAAGAAAAATTAA
- the malS gene encoding oxaloacetate-decarboxylating malate dehydrogenase: MSKFTVASNGSLETTLRGVEVLSTPLLNKGVAFTQEEREELGLKGLLPPAVLTLEEQARRAYEQFCSQPDDLLKNVYLTALHDRNEVLFYRILTDHLREMLPIVYTPTVGVAIQRYSHEYRKPRGVYLSINDPSGIEEAFANIGATAENIDLVVVTDGEGILGIGDWGVGGINIAIGKLAVYTAAVGIDPSRVLPVILDVGTNREELLNNPFYIGNRHPRITGEAYDEFIDTFVQAVNKQFPKALLHWEDFSSRNARKILDKYRHDICTFNDDIQGTGAVSLAAVLSAVKASGVPLSEHRVVVFGAGTAGIGIADQVRDAMVRVGVSEEESYKRFWCIDRNGLVTDNMEDLLDFQIPYARKEAEVSEWKENGVIGLAEVVKHVKPTILIGTSTVAGAFKEEIIKEMASHVERPIILPMSNPTPLAEAKPADLIEWTEGRALVATGSPFEPVTYNGVTYVIGQSNNALIFPGLGLGTIVVRASVMTDGMFAAAAEAVASMVDTSQPGAPILPEVEELRNISEMVAIEVAKVAVAEGVARENFSDNDIKIAVKEAIWEPEYRQIKAVEKVTI, encoded by the coding sequence ATGAGCAAGTTTACAGTAGCTTCTAATGGTTCATTAGAAACGACATTAAGAGGAGTAGAAGTATTATCAACACCACTTTTAAATAAAGGGGTCGCTTTCACGCAAGAAGAAAGAGAAGAATTAGGTTTAAAAGGGTTATTACCGCCAGCAGTTTTAACATTGGAAGAACAAGCACGCCGAGCATACGAACAATTTTGTTCTCAGCCGGATGATTTATTAAAGAATGTATACTTAACAGCGTTACATGATCGAAATGAAGTGTTATTTTATCGCATTTTAACAGATCATTTACGCGAAATGTTACCAATCGTATATACACCAACTGTTGGTGTAGCAATCCAAAGATATAGTCATGAATACCGTAAACCACGTGGTGTGTATTTATCAATTAACGATCCGTCAGGTATTGAAGAAGCATTCGCCAATATCGGTGCAACAGCAGAAAATATTGATTTAGTCGTTGTTACAGATGGAGAAGGCATACTTGGAATTGGTGACTGGGGCGTTGGTGGCATTAACATCGCAATCGGAAAATTAGCTGTTTATACGGCAGCAGTTGGAATCGATCCTAGCCGCGTATTACCGGTAATTTTAGACGTAGGTACAAATCGTGAGGAACTATTAAATAATCCATTTTATATTGGAAATCGTCACCCTCGTATAACAGGTGAAGCTTACGATGAATTTATTGATACATTTGTACAAGCGGTAAATAAACAATTCCCGAAAGCACTTTTACATTGGGAAGACTTTAGCTCTCGAAATGCACGAAAAATTTTAGATAAATATCGTCATGATATTTGTACGTTTAATGATGATATTCAAGGAACAGGTGCAGTTTCACTTGCTGCGGTATTATCGGCAGTGAAAGCTTCTGGTGTACCGCTAAGCGAACACCGTGTTGTTGTGTTTGGTGCTGGTACGGCTGGAATCGGTATCGCAGATCAAGTTAGAGATGCGATGGTACGCGTCGGCGTATCAGAAGAAGAATCATATAAGCGTTTCTGGTGTATTGATCGTAACGGATTAGTTACAGATAACATGGAAGATCTTCTTGATTTCCAAATTCCATATGCAAGAAAAGAAGCGGAAGTAAGTGAGTGGAAAGAAAATGGTGTGATCGGGCTTGCTGAAGTTGTGAAACATGTGAAACCGACAATTTTAATTGGTACATCAACTGTTGCAGGAGCATTTAAAGAAGAAATTATTAAAGAAATGGCTTCTCACGTAGAAAGACCAATCATTTTACCGATGTCGAATCCGACGCCACTTGCTGAAGCGAAACCAGCCGATTTAATCGAGTGGACAGAAGGAAGAGCACTAGTTGCAACAGGAAGTCCATTTGAACCAGTTACATATAACGGTGTAACGTATGTAATTGGGCAATCAAATAATGCACTTATTTTCCCAGGTCTTGGTCTTGGAACAATTGTTGTACGTGCAAGCGTCATGACAGATGGAATGTTCGCAGCAGCAGCTGAAGCAGTTGCAAGTATGGTGGACACAAGTCAGCCAGGAGCACCTATTTTGCCAGAAGTTGAAGAGTTACGTAATATCTCGGAAATGGTAGCAATTGAAGTAGCGAAAGTTGCTGTTGCAGAAGGTGTTGCTAGAGAGAACTTCAGTGATAACGATATTAAGATTGCAGTGAAAGAAGCAATCTGGGAGCCTGAGTATCGCCAAATAAAAGCGGTAGAAAAGGTTACAATATAG